Proteins from one bacterium genomic window:
- a CDS encoding helix-turn-helix transcriptional regulator, protein MKSPPKRFTPRPDANWFELWRCGRKITKLEASRLLGISHNTVAAYEAGAEVPLYIALACSAISHGIPPMGSAGAGDRSD, encoded by the coding sequence ATGAAATCCCCGCCCAAGCGCTTCACCCCGCGCCCCGACGCCAACTGGTTCGAACTCTGGCGTTGCGGGCGCAAAATCACCAAGCTCGAGGCGTCTCGGCTCCTCGGGATCAGCCATAACACCGTCGCAGCTTATGAGGCCGGGGCCGAAGTCCCGCTATACATCGCGCTGGCCTGTTCGGCGATCTCGCATGGGATACCGCCTATGGGATCGGCCGGCGCGGGAGATCGCTCAGATTAA
- a CDS encoding terminase small subunit protein, with product MIGRPSSYTEAIADEICARLIEGESLRSICKSDHMPSAGTVCRWLADARYAVFREQYTRAKEIQLDVLADEIIHIANTQEVGEIVTEKPTGTEVKRADMIEHRRLKIDARKWYVGKLAPKKYGDRTQLEHTGTDGGPVQLVVMTGVPRGD from the coding sequence ATGATCGGACGGCCGTCTTCCTACACGGAAGCAATAGCAGATGAGATTTGCGCACGTCTCATAGAGGGCGAATCGCTGCGATCCATCTGCAAAAGCGACCATATGCCAAGCGCCGGCACCGTATGTAGATGGCTGGCTGACGCACGATACGCGGTTTTTCGTGAACAATACACGCGCGCGAAAGAGATACAGCTCGACGTTTTGGCGGATGAGATAATTCACATCGCTAATACTCAGGAAGTAGGTGAGATCGTCACCGAGAAGCCAACTGGGACAGAGGTCAAGCGCGCGGACATGATCGAGCATCGGCGGCTGAAGATCGATGCGCGCAAATGGTATGTTGGCAAACTCGCGCCGAAAAAATACGGCGATCGCACGCAGCTCGAGCATACGGGGACTGACGGCGGC